CGCTGAAAAGCTCTTGATCAACTTTTCAGCAACATCAGTATCGACACTAGATGCATGACTCTTGACGTCAAAACCTAATTCTTTCGCACGAGTGACGACTTCCTTACTTTCCTTGCCCAATTCTTTGGCAATTTCGTATAATCTTTTCTTAGACAATTGCTGTCCTCCTCTTCTATTCCATAAGAGACCTCATTTTCTTTGAAAATCCAGCATCTACAACAGCGACGACCTTACGGGCACGTCCAATTGCAGTGCTTAATTCTAGTGTTGAAAACACGGTAGATACTTGAACCTCATAATAGTGACCCTTATCCGTCACCTTTTTTGTCAGGTTACTAGCTGCATCATTTGCCAGAAAAACTAATTTTGCTTTTTCTTCCTGGATTGCTTTGATCACGAGTTCTTCTCCAGAAATGAGTTTTCCTGCTCTTTGCGCCAAGCCCAACAAATTACTTATCTTTTGCTTATTCAAGGCCTAACTCTCTTCTCTTCACCTTATGATCTACATAAGCGATCAATTCATCATAGAAAGCTTCTTCCACTTCCATATTAAAGCTACGATTAAAAACTTTCTTTTTCTTAGCAAGTGCCGCTTCTTCATTGTCTAGCTTGATGTAAGCACCTCGACCATTGGCCTTGCCAGTTGGATCGATAAAGACTTGTCCTTCTTTATTTTTGACAATGCGGAGCAAATCGCGCTTATCAATAATTTCATTTGAAACGACAGATTTTCTTAAAGGGATTTTTCTTGTTTTTACCATTTTCCCTCCCTCACTTAGTCGACTTGCTCTTCGCCACTTTCTACTTGGTCTTCAAAAGTTTCTTGAGCTGCTTCCATTTCTTCGAACTCACTTGCAGATTTGATATCGATGCGGTAACCAGTCAAATGAGCCGCCAAACGAACGTTTTGACCACGACGACCAATAGCAAGAGATAATTTGTTGTCTGGAACCACAACGAGAGCATGTTTGCTATCTTCATCATCAAAAATAACTTGGTCCACTTCTGCAGGAGCGATCGCATTGTAGATAAATTCAGCTGGATCTGGAACCCACTCGATGACATCGATATTTTCTTCTGTCGGAACCATACGGTCTAATTTTTGATCGTATCGAGCTGGGTGGAACTTGCTGGTAATCTTTTTAATATTCGATCCACCACGACCAACGATAGTCCCAATCGCATCTACGTTTGGATTATGGCTACGAACCGCAACTTTTGTACGATCTCCAGCTTCACGCGCTACACTCATAATCTCAACAGTTCCATCATAGACTTCAGGAATTTCTTGTTCCATCAAACGTTTGATCATTTCAGGATGGCTTCGGCTAACAAAGACATTGACACCACGAGGGTTATCTTCTACCTTGTAAACAAAAACTTCGATCCGGTCATGGGATTGGAAGACTTCTCCTGGAATTTGGTCTTGCTTAGACAATTGTGCTTCGATTGAACCAAGATTGACATAGATAAATCGATTGTCAAAGCGCTCCACCGTTCCACTCATGATTTCATTTTCATGTTCTTTATAAGTGTTATAGGTGATGGTGCGCGTTTGCTTACGCATTTTTTCCATGATCGTTTGTTTAGCAGATTGAGCTGCTACACGACCAAATTCAGCTGGTGCTTCTTCAAACTTGATCTTGTCCCCCAACTCATAAGCAGAGCTAATGGCTAAGGCATCCTTCAAGCTGATTTCTAAACGGCTATCAAAGACTTCATCCACCACTTCACGAACCGTATAAACACGGAAATCTCCAGTTTTTTCATTGAATTCAATCGCTGCACTTTCTGATTGTCCATAACGACGGCGATAAGCTGAACGCAATGATTCTGTGACGGCTTCGATGATATCTTCTTTTTTGATCCCTTTGTCTTCTTCCAAAATGCGGAAGGCTTCTAGCATTTCTTTACTCATGTTTTTCTTGCCTCTACTATAAAGGCATCCTTTCTTTCATTCTGTTACAATTTTACAGCCAACCTTGCTTTGGACACAAGGTTATAAGGAATTTCTACAGTTTTCTTTCGTGTTTTATCCATATACTCGATGGTCAAAACATCCTCTTCAAAACGCACCAAGGTTCCCTCAAAGACCTTTTGCTTTTCAACAGCCTTGTACAAGCTTATGTTTACATACTTACCAAGAGCTCCCTCAAGGGCTTGCTTGGTTTTCAAAGGTCTCTCCAGGCCAGGACTGGTAACTTCTAAAAAGTACTGTTCTGGAAATGGGTCTGGTTTGATTTGATCCAATAGCGGGCTAATGATTTCTGTCAAATCCGCTGTATCATTCAGTGTGATCCCTTCTGGTTTGTCTACGAAAATGCTTAAGACGTAGTCACCACCCATTTTGCCATATTCAACATCGACCAATTCAAATGGTTCCTGGATGGCAGGCTGAATCACTTCTGTTACTAAGTCAACAATCGTTGCGATGGTTGCCACCTCCTCATAGATAAGAGGCGAAGATATTTCCCCGCCTCTCCTTTTCTATTCATTTAAGGTATTATAACACGATTCCCCAATGATTGCAAGGAATATGCTAAAACTGTGCTTCTACACGGTAAATGACCTGGCCTTTACTTGAGAACTTTTTCTCATATTCCGTCATGACATTCCCCTCAAAATCACTATCATGAAGATCTAGCCAGACTCCCTTCAAAGTCATACCATACTGTGAAAAGCTCACTAAACTGTATTCAAACAGACCTCGATTATCTGTTTTAAAGTGAATCTCCCCATGTTCTGGAAGAATTTGCTTGAAGGTATCCAGGAAGGTCTTGTAAGTCAAGCGACGCTTCTCATGACGTTTCTTAGGCCAAGGATCTGAAAAATTCAGATAGAGTTGATCAATTTCCCCATCTTCAAAATAGTTGGTCAAGCTATCTCCGTCTACCCAAAGCAATTTAATGTTAGGAACATCAGCTTCTAAGACCTTATCTAAAGCATAACTCAAGACCGATTTTTGAATATCAATTCCGATGTAGTTGATCTCTGGATTGGCCTTGGCCATTCCAGTAATAAAGGCCCCTTTTCCGCTACCCACTTCGATATGAATAGGATGGTCATTCCCGAAAATTTCATGCCATTTTCCCTTGGCATCTTCTGGATTTAGGACCACATATTGCGGGTTCGCTTCTAATAATTCAGTCGCTCCCTTGCGATTTCTAACTCTCATATTTCCTTTCCATATTTCAACCGGAAATTGCGCAGAGCATAGATCTCGCGATTGACATTTTCTAAATCATTATTTTCATAGTATTTAGCAATTTGGCACAAGAAAGAGTATTGACCAAACCAATAGAGTTTATCAAATACTTTTTGATTGTACTTGTAGCCATAATAGCCTAACCAATCGCGCCAATTAGAATCTGGGATATAGTGACTCAAGATATGCGCCACATCCAACATCCGGTCTGTCAAACGAACAGAGTCCCAATCGACTAGATAAATCAAGCCGCTCTCTGTCTCAATCCAGTTACTATGACGGACATCCCCGTGGACGATCGTCGCATAATCCTCCCGAAAGGCAGGCACTGTCTTACGTAAATTCTTTACGACTGATTGGATATAGTGGTTCTGACGTAGGGCAATTGGCAACCGGTTGCTCCAAGAATTGAGCAATTCTAATGGAGATTCCACAGGATAGCCAAGTTTTTTCAATTGGGTCATCAAAGGTCTAGAACGGTGCAATCTCGTTAAAATATTGACCACTTGTTTTTTCGACATCCCATTTGGCGTGAGAATTTCCCCATTCAACCATTCTTGGGCACTCATCACATTTCCATCTGGCAATCGTCGACTCCATAACAATTGAGGAGCAATCTGTTCTTTTGCTAGACCCGCAAGGATTGGGGTCGTATTCATTTTTACAAAAACGCGCCCACCATCTGGGTAGGTCCCCATGTAGGCCTTCCCACTCTTCCCAGGAATTGGGGTGAGGCTTAGCTCTTTTTCATTCGAGTCCATCTTTTCCTCCGTAAAAAGTTTCCAATCTATTTTACTAATTTTAACGACTTTCGTCAACCAAGCGCGCCATCTTAAATGGAAGATAGAGTAGGATTAAAGCAACTGTATAAGCCAGTAGGCCTAACAACAGGACTTTATCTGAAATAAAGACCAGGCCAATTCCTCCTTCTATCACCGTTATCATCCCCATGACCAGCTGAATCGTTTTGTTCAACCCTGCCTTTTTACTGCCCTTTTTCATCGGGAAAAGGAGGGTCAAGGGTTGATAATCAAAAGCACTGTAAAGCCCCAGTAATTGAAAAATAACCAAGTAATTGAGCAAGGCTACAAGGGCAATCACTACGAGAGGCTGGGGAATAAAGATGATAGCGAGAATAGAAAGAGCCAAGAGTCGTAGAGTCATAGAGAAAAGATCTCCATTCCGTAGGAAGGAGCGCATATATAAGTGCAGCCACGTATTGCCATGTGTCTTGGGAAGAAGCCCTAAGAAACCATCCAAGTAAGCTCTTCTTTTAACACTGTTGGTAATGCCTTTCACCGTTGTAAACAAGGCAAAGAAACGAAGAATCAATTGTTTCCTTGCATTCTCACGAGCAATGGCCAAGGTCCAATTCAAATTTCCATCCTGGTAGAAACGCGCTTCCTTCCAGCTAAAAACAGCCCCTTTAGCCACCCCTAAGACAAGGATATAAGCTACAATAGCAAGTTTATCCAGCCCCGTTGCCAGAAGAAGAGGCACAAATAATAGAAGGACAAAACTTTGAATCAAAAACCAAAACACAAAAGACTTCTTGGCCTGCCCTTTGATATAACGTTTCACTTCCTCTTCCTTTACCAAAAGGAATAAAGCATCGGGCTTCTCTAAGTAGGTCGCAATAGAGCCTATCGGAACCAAGAGGAGCAAACCAATCATGAGACTCCAACGGATCAGGCTTGTATCTTTGGGTAGATCTTGCAAGAATTGACTGTATTGAACCGCCAAAAATCCTATAAAAATCAACATAAAGAGGACGAAATGATCATTGAGAACATAGCGGCTATATTTTACACATTGAGTTCGAAACGTTTGTTGCCGTTTTTTCATCAACTCTTTCATGCTGTTTCCTCTTCTGTCAAGGTCATGTAGATATCATTTAGACTTGCTTTCTCATCCCCAAAAGTTGAACGCAGCTCGTCCAAGGTCCCTTTTGCTCGGATCTGACCCTTATGGAGGATCACAAAACCATCACACATCTTTTCAGCCGAATCCAGAACGTGAGTACTCATCAAAATCGATTTTCCTTTTGCTTTCTCATCTGCCAATAACTGAATCAAATCTGCAATCGCAACAGGATCCAATCCCAAAAAGGGTTCATCGACAATATAAAGACTTGGATCCACTGCATAGGCGCAAATAATCATGACCTTTTGCTTCATCCCTTTTGAAAACTGGGTCGGGAACCAATCTAATTTTTCAGCCAAACGAAATCGTTCCAACAAAGGATGGACGCGCACCATGACCTGATCCATGTCTAAATCATAGGCCATAGCTACGGTCTCGATATGCTCTCTCAGGGTTAATTCTTCATATAGGCTAGGGGTTTCTGGAATATAGCCGATTTTTTTACGATAGTCAGTTGGAGCTTCTGGAAGACTCAAGCCGTCAATCCGTACTTCCCCAGCATAAGGATGCAGGAGACCAATAATTTCATTAATCGTGGTTGACTTCCCAGCTCCATTTAGTCCAATCAAACCAATCAGTTGGCCATCCGGAACTGAAAAACTCACCTCTTTCAGGACAGGGATGTTGACATAGCCCCCTGTCAACTTGTTGATTTCTAACATATTTTCTCCGATTTCTGGTATAATGTTCTTATATTATAACAAAATTTAGTCTAAATGAGGTGTATTTATGGTTGACGATTGTATTTTTTGTAAGATTATAGCTGGCGACATTCCTTCCTCCAAAGTCTATGAGGACGAGGAAGTCCTCGCGTTTTTGGACATCTCTCAGGTTACACCCGGTCATACGTTAGTGGTTCCAAAAAAACACGCTCGCAATCTCTTAGAGATGGACGAAACCGCCACAGCTCAACTATTTGCACGTGTCTCTAAAGTTGCAAAAAAAGTAGAAGCTGCTACCCAAGCTAAGGGAATGAATGTCATCAGCAACATGGAAGAAGTTTCTGGACAAACCGTTTTTCACACACATGTCCACATTATCCCTCGCTATTCCGATCAAGATGAGCTTGCCATTTCATTTACTGAACACGAGCCTAATTTTGAACAACTAGCAGTTCTTGCAGAAACCATCAAAAACAGTTAAAAAGGAGGCCATATGAAACTCAAAAATCTCTTTTGGTTTGCAACAGGAGCTAGCATTAGCTACCACTTAGTAAAAAACCGCAAAGAAATCAAAACAGAGGTGACTGAATCCAGCCATTTGGTTAAGGGAATTCAAGATAACCTAGCAAAAATCCAACGCAATCTGGATATTATCCAAGACCAAAAAACCAATCTTCAAGAATTGGTAACGGATTTCCAATACAAAACCAAACTATTTAGTCAACAAGCAACAGCCTCTCTAAAAGAAATTCAAGACATCTGGCAACCAAATAAAAACGATTGAGAAAACTCAATCGTTTTTTTCTTATTCTGAAGGTACCGTAGGTGTCACACTGCTCGACTCTGTAGCTGCTGGAGCAACTGGTGTCACTGGTGCAACAGAACTTTGAGGCGTCACCACTCCCGTATCCTGGGTCGATGGTACAACTGGTAGTTGGTTAAACTCTTGGTAAACAGGTGCTTCCTCAGATGATGCCGCTGGCGTATCACTTTGAGAAGAAGCATTCTTCAACTCTTCATCTCCATCTAATAGGTAAGCATTGGTTTTCAATGTTTTGATTTCTTTTAGTCCCAAAGCTTTGCGGATGATATTTTGAATTTTCAAGAGATGTTTTGAAGTGACAATCTGATAACTTCCGCCATCTGCTAAGGTGGCATCTTCTCCTTTCAGCTGGTACTGATGAATCGTTGAAAGGGCATCTTTATATCCTAGCAATTGAAGAAGGCTATTACTGTCAAGCGCTATGTTGGTTTGCATATTGTCACTAACAGACTCAATGATTCCTTTGTAGTGACTCAAACTATTGAGGCTTAAAACTTTCTCAACAATCTTTTTGATCACTTCACGTTGGCGTTTTTGACGTCCGTAGTCTCCTTCTGGGTCTTGGTAGCGCATGCGTGAATAAACGAGAGCTTGGTCCCCATTAATCTCCTGACGTCCTGGTGCGATCTTAGCCGTATATTCTGGCTCATTTTCCTCGATCGAGATATCGAAGTCGAATGGATTGTTAACCGTGATACCACCAACCTTATCCACTAATTGAACCAATCCCTTCATATTGATCATGACATAGCGGTCAATATGGATATTCAAAAGATCTTGAATGGTCTTAATGGCTAACTTGGCACCACCTTGAGCATAAGCCGAATTCAATTTTGCTTGGACCGTTTCGCCATCTGAAGTAATATTGGTTAGGATATCTCTTTCCAAACTCGTCATGGTTGTTTCTTTTGTTTGAGGATTAACAGTCACCAAAATCATGGTATCACTATTTCCGGCCCAAGGATCTTCCCGAGAACCGCTACCTGTATCAACCCCCATCAAAAGGATAGTCATCGGCTTGTTTTCTGCAATGACATTGGTCTCATTTCCAAAGCCTTTATAGGTCTTACTGAGAGTCCCAGTCGTTTGGTTTAGGATGGTAAGGCCATAAGCCCCAATCCCAATCACTGTTACCGTCAATAAGCTCAAAAACATTAAAATAATTTTTTTAACCATATAGAATCTCTCTCTAATCTATCAGTTTCCCCATAAGGTAAACATCTAAGAATTCTCCTTCAGCTGAACAAGCTCCACGAGCTTGGCAACCTTCGATCTCAAAACCTAACTTTTTATACAGGTGAACTGCTCGTTCGTTGCGCACTTGGACATTCAAGACTAGTTTCCTAAGAACACCGGTCGAGTGCGCCCACTCAATTCCTTCTTCCAACAAGATCTGTCCAAGTCCTTGATTCCAATAAGCTTTTTGAACCACAATAAAGACATCACCAATATGCTGAATGGACCGTTGAGAAGCTGCAGTGATATTTAACAAAGCTGCCAGTTCCTGATCTAGAAATAACAAGAGGCAAATCCGGTTTTCCGCCATCTCTTGCACCATCAGAAATTGTTCCATGTCTGCTGGAGACATGCCAATTCCAGCTTCATCTAGTGTCATGTAATCTGACTCTTTCCCAACTTGATTTAAGAAAACAACGACAAGAGCCGCATCTGCACTGTCAGCTTGCCGAATTTCTACTGTCACTTCCTTTTCCTTAGTCATCCGTTTTTTCCACCTGCTCAAAGGATGTCAGTAAAGCTTCTGCACGCGCTCCATGAGCTTCAAAAGCCAACTCTCGCCCATCTTCTAATTTTCGGATAAAAATTTTTAGATAAGCATCCGAGAGACTGGGCTCAATCAGCTCTCCCCAT
The Streptococcus parasanguinis genome window above contains:
- a CDS encoding YlxQ-related RNA-binding protein; translation: MNKQKISNLLGLAQRAGKLISGEELVIKAIQEEKAKLVFLANDAASNLTKKVTDKGHYYEVQVSTVFSTLELSTAIGRARKVVAVVDAGFSKKMRSLME
- the rnpM gene encoding RNase P modulator RnpM, coding for MVKTRKIPLRKSVVSNEIIDKRDLLRIVKNKEGQVFIDPTGKANGRGAYIKLDNEEAALAKKKKVFNRSFNMEVEEAFYDELIAYVDHKVKRRELGLE
- the nusA gene encoding transcription termination factor NusA, whose translation is MSKEMLEAFRILEEDKGIKKEDIIEAVTESLRSAYRRRYGQSESAAIEFNEKTGDFRVYTVREVVDEVFDSRLEISLKDALAISSAYELGDKIKFEEAPAEFGRVAAQSAKQTIMEKMRKQTRTITYNTYKEHENEIMSGTVERFDNRFIYVNLGSIEAQLSKQDQIPGEVFQSHDRIEVFVYKVEDNPRGVNVFVSRSHPEMIKRLMEQEIPEVYDGTVEIMSVAREAGDRTKVAVRSHNPNVDAIGTIVGRGGSNIKKITSKFHPARYDQKLDRMVPTEENIDVIEWVPDPAEFIYNAIAPAEVDQVIFDDEDSKHALVVVPDNKLSLAIGRRGQNVRLAAHLTGYRIDIKSASEFEEMEAAQETFEDQVESGEEQVD
- the rimP gene encoding ribosome maturation factor RimP, yielding MATIATIVDLVTEVIQPAIQEPFELVDVEYGKMGGDYVLSIFVDKPEGITLNDTADLTEIISPLLDQIKPDPFPEQYFLEVTSPGLERPLKTKQALEGALGKYVNISLYKAVEKQKVFEGTLVRFEEDVLTIEYMDKTRKKTVEIPYNLVSKARLAVKL
- the trmB gene encoding tRNA (guanosine(46)-N7)-methyltransferase TrmB, with amino-acid sequence MRVRNRKGATELLEANPQYVVLNPEDAKGKWHEIFGNDHPIHIEVGSGKGAFITGMAKANPEINYIGIDIQKSVLSYALDKVLEADVPNIKLLWVDGDSLTNYFEDGEIDQLYLNFSDPWPKKRHEKRRLTYKTFLDTFKQILPEHGEIHFKTDNRGLFEYSLVSFSQYGMTLKGVWLDLHDSDFEGNVMTEYEKKFSSKGQVIYRVEAQF
- the ccrZ gene encoding cell cycle regulator CcrZ translates to MDSNEKELSLTPIPGKSGKAYMGTYPDGGRVFVKMNTTPILAGLAKEQIAPQLLWSRRLPDGNVMSAQEWLNGEILTPNGMSKKQVVNILTRLHRSRPLMTQLKKLGYPVESPLELLNSWSNRLPIALRQNHYIQSVVKNLRKTVPAFREDYATIVHGDVRHSNWIETESGLIYLVDWDSVRLTDRMLDVAHILSHYIPDSNWRDWLGYYGYKYNQKVFDKLYWFGQYSFLCQIAKYYENNDLENVNREIYALRNFRLKYGKEI
- a CDS encoding ABC transporter permease, which codes for MKELMKKRQQTFRTQCVKYSRYVLNDHFVLFMLIFIGFLAVQYSQFLQDLPKDTSLIRWSLMIGLLLLVPIGSIATYLEKPDALFLLVKEEEVKRYIKGQAKKSFVFWFLIQSFVLLLFVPLLLATGLDKLAIVAYILVLGVAKGAVFSWKEARFYQDGNLNWTLAIARENARKQLILRFFALFTTVKGITNSVKRRAYLDGFLGLLPKTHGNTWLHLYMRSFLRNGDLFSMTLRLLALSILAIIFIPQPLVVIALVALLNYLVIFQLLGLYSAFDYQPLTLLFPMKKGSKKAGLNKTIQLVMGMITVIEGGIGLVFISDKVLLLGLLAYTVALILLYLPFKMARLVDESR
- a CDS encoding ABC transporter ATP-binding protein — translated: MLEINKLTGGYVNIPVLKEVSFSVPDGQLIGLIGLNGAGKSTTINEIIGLLHPYAGEVRIDGLSLPEAPTDYRKKIGYIPETPSLYEELTLREHIETVAMAYDLDMDQVMVRVHPLLERFRLAEKLDWFPTQFSKGMKQKVMIICAYAVDPSLYIVDEPFLGLDPVAIADLIQLLADEKAKGKSILMSTHVLDSAEKMCDGFVILHKGQIRAKGTLDELRSTFGDEKASLNDIYMTLTEEETA
- a CDS encoding HIT family protein, whose protein sequence is MVDDCIFCKIIAGDIPSSKVYEDEEVLAFLDISQVTPGHTLVVPKKHARNLLEMDETATAQLFARVSKVAKKVEAATQAKGMNVISNMEEVSGQTVFHTHVHIIPRYSDQDELAISFTEHEPNFEQLAVLAETIKNS
- the lytR gene encoding glycopolymer--peptidoglycan transferase LytR encodes the protein MVKKIILMFLSLLTVTVIGIGAYGLTILNQTTGTLSKTYKGFGNETNVIAENKPMTILLMGVDTGSGSREDPWAGNSDTMILVTVNPQTKETTMTSLERDILTNITSDGETVQAKLNSAYAQGGAKLAIKTIQDLLNIHIDRYVMINMKGLVQLVDKVGGITVNNPFDFDISIEENEPEYTAKIAPGRQEINGDQALVYSRMRYQDPEGDYGRQKRQREVIKKIVEKVLSLNSLSHYKGIIESVSDNMQTNIALDSNSLLQLLGYKDALSTIHQYQLKGEDATLADGGSYQIVTSKHLLKIQNIIRKALGLKEIKTLKTNAYLLDGDEELKNASSQSDTPAASSEEAPVYQEFNQLPVVPSTQDTGVVTPQSSVAPVTPVAPAATESSSVTPTVPSE
- a CDS encoding GNAT family N-acetyltransferase; this translates as MTKEKEVTVEIRQADSADAALVVVFLNQVGKESDYMTLDEAGIGMSPADMEQFLMVQEMAENRICLLLFLDQELAALLNITAASQRSIQHIGDVFIVVQKAYWNQGLGQILLEEGIEWAHSTGVLRKLVLNVQVRNERAVHLYKKLGFEIEGCQARGACSAEGEFLDVYLMGKLID